A single region of the Rhodococcus sp. W8901 genome encodes:
- a CDS encoding acyl-CoA dehydrogenase family protein: protein MTMKPLDLFGIDALLSEEERDIQATVRRLVDERLRPQLPEWFESGTLPREIARDLGGLGLFGMHLQGYGCAGTNAVSYGLACLELEAGDSGLRSFVSVQGSLSMFSIHRYGSEEQKQEWLPRLATGEALGCFGLTEPDFGSNPAGMRTRARRDGDDWILDGTKMWITNGSLADVATVWAQTDDGVRGFLVPTDTPGFTANTVHGKLSMRASVTSELVLDGVRLPASAQLPGAHSLGAPLSCLNEARFGIVFGALGAARDSLETAIEYAGTREVFDRPLAGYQLTQEKLADMTLELGKGMLLAIQLGRTKDRGDITPDQISVCKLNNVREAIAIARECRTILGANGITLEYSPLRHANNLESVLTYEGTSEMHLLSIGRALTGHAAFR from the coding sequence ATGACCATGAAGCCGCTGGACCTCTTCGGGATCGACGCCCTCCTCTCGGAGGAGGAGCGGGACATCCAGGCGACGGTCCGGCGGCTCGTGGACGAACGACTCCGGCCACAGCTGCCGGAGTGGTTCGAGTCCGGCACGCTGCCGCGCGAGATCGCCCGCGATCTCGGCGGGCTCGGGCTGTTCGGCATGCACCTGCAGGGCTACGGCTGCGCCGGCACCAACGCCGTCAGCTACGGGCTCGCGTGCCTCGAGCTCGAGGCCGGCGACAGCGGGCTGCGCAGCTTCGTCTCGGTGCAGGGCTCGCTGTCGATGTTCTCGATCCACCGCTACGGCTCGGAGGAGCAGAAGCAGGAGTGGCTGCCGCGGCTGGCGACCGGTGAGGCGCTCGGCTGCTTCGGGCTCACCGAGCCGGACTTCGGATCCAACCCGGCGGGCATGCGGACCCGAGCCCGCCGCGACGGCGACGACTGGATCCTCGACGGCACCAAGATGTGGATCACCAACGGCAGCCTCGCCGACGTCGCGACGGTATGGGCGCAGACCGACGACGGCGTCCGCGGCTTCCTGGTCCCCACGGACACACCGGGATTCACCGCCAACACCGTGCACGGGAAGCTGTCGATGCGGGCGTCGGTGACGTCGGAGCTGGTGCTCGACGGGGTCCGGCTGCCGGCGTCCGCGCAGCTGCCGGGCGCGCACAGCCTCGGCGCGCCGCTGTCATGCCTCAACGAGGCCCGGTTCGGCATTGTGTTCGGCGCGCTCGGCGCCGCCCGCGACAGCCTCGAGACGGCCATCGAATATGCCGGGACCCGAGAGGTGTTCGACCGCCCCCTCGCCGGCTACCAGCTCACGCAGGAGAAGCTCGCCGACATGACCCTCGAGCTCGGCAAGGGCATGCTGCTCGCGATCCAGCTGGGCCGGACAAAGGACCGCGGCGACATCACGCCCGACCAGATCAGCGTCTGCAAGCTCAACAACGTGCGCGAGGCCATCGCGATCGCGCGCGAGTGCCGGACCATCCTCGGCGCCAACGGCATCACGCTCGAGTACTCGCCGCTGCGGCACGCCAACAACCTCGAGTCGGTGCTCACCTACGAGGGCACCAGCGAGATGCACCTGCTCTCGATCGGTCGGGCCCTCACCGGGCACGCCGCGTTCCGCTGA
- a CDS encoding PPOX class F420-dependent oxidoreductase, with protein MAVATAAHVTRDQLLDFIRSRHRSVLVTRKQSGGLQISPVTSGLDAEGRIVVSTYPQRAKAANLRRDPQASVCVLSDEFNGAYVQVDGTAEVLDMPDALEPLVEYFRCISGEHPDWDEYREAMRAQNKSLIRITIDNWGPIATGGFPPSLARD; from the coding sequence ATGGCTGTCGCAACCGCCGCACACGTCACCCGTGACCAGTTGCTCGACTTCATCCGCTCACGTCATCGCAGCGTTCTCGTCACCCGGAAACAGTCTGGGGGACTGCAGATCTCGCCCGTCACCTCGGGGCTGGACGCCGAGGGGCGGATCGTCGTCTCCACGTATCCGCAGCGGGCCAAGGCCGCGAATCTGCGCCGTGATCCGCAGGCGAGTGTGTGCGTGCTGTCCGACGAGTTCAACGGCGCCTACGTGCAGGTCGACGGCACGGCCGAGGTCCTCGACATGCCCGACGCGCTCGAACCGCTCGTCGAGTACTTCCGGTGTATCTCGGGCGAGCACCCCGATTGGGACGAGTACCGCGAAGCGATGCGCGCGCAGAACAAGAGCCTGATCCGCATCACCATCGACAACTGGGGACCGATCGCCACCGGAGGGTTCCCGCCGAGCCTCGCCCGCGACTGA
- a CDS encoding N-acyl-D-amino-acid deacylase family protein, producing MNFSLVISNGTVVDGTGGEPYVADIGVRDGRIAAVTPGGGLSDADADEVIDATGLVVTPGFVDIHTHYDGQVTWDPMLTPSCWHGVTTAVMGNCGVGFAPVTEAKRQWLIGLMEGVEDIPGAALSEGIKWGWESFPQYLDEIDRLPLAIDVGTHVPHGSVRAYVMGERGARNEPASPEDIALMAKLVREGVEAGALGFSTSRTIAHKAIDGEPVPGTFAAEDELFAIGQALAAAGTGVFELAPAGIMGEDLAAPDREMDWMLRLAELTGRTVCFGLMQHDAVPDDWKRLLDLAAGAYEAGIPLRPQVPARPLGLLTGLQTFNAFSTRPSYLAAVERSAGDLDALVAALRDPAVRRAVLTESDSPTNKMPYLSQLDRTFNLGNPPEYEPAPEASLAREAERAGRDPFDYAYYLLLSDWGRALFFRPLLNYSEFTHDAIREMLVHPATAVGLGDGGAHAGAICDASNTTYLLTHWARDRTRGAQIPLATAVKKMTLDTATIYGLGDRGVIAEGKKADLNVIDFERLQLRPPAVEHDLPGGARRLLQRADGYRATIVSGQVVLRDGEDTGARPGALVRGAR from the coding sequence ATGAATTTCTCTCTTGTCATCTCGAACGGAACAGTGGTGGACGGGACCGGGGGCGAGCCCTATGTCGCCGACATCGGTGTCCGCGACGGCCGGATCGCGGCGGTCACGCCCGGCGGCGGCCTCAGCGATGCCGACGCCGACGAGGTCATCGACGCAACCGGCTTGGTGGTGACACCGGGATTCGTCGACATCCATACCCACTACGACGGGCAGGTCACCTGGGATCCGATGCTGACGCCCAGCTGCTGGCACGGCGTCACCACCGCGGTGATGGGCAATTGCGGCGTGGGATTCGCGCCCGTGACCGAGGCCAAGCGACAGTGGCTGATCGGGTTGATGGAGGGCGTGGAGGACATTCCGGGCGCCGCGCTGTCGGAGGGCATCAAGTGGGGCTGGGAGTCGTTCCCGCAGTATCTCGACGAGATCGATCGCCTGCCGCTGGCCATCGATGTCGGGACGCACGTACCGCACGGATCGGTGCGGGCCTATGTCATGGGCGAGCGGGGAGCCCGCAACGAGCCCGCCTCGCCCGAGGACATCGCGCTGATGGCGAAGTTGGTCCGCGAAGGCGTCGAGGCCGGGGCGCTGGGGTTCTCGACCTCACGCACCATCGCGCACAAGGCCATCGACGGCGAGCCGGTACCGGGCACCTTCGCCGCGGAGGACGAACTGTTCGCGATCGGGCAGGCGTTGGCCGCCGCGGGCACCGGGGTCTTCGAACTCGCGCCCGCGGGCATCATGGGCGAGGACCTCGCGGCACCCGATCGAGAAATGGACTGGATGCTGCGGCTGGCCGAACTCACCGGGCGGACAGTGTGTTTCGGTCTGATGCAGCACGATGCCGTACCGGACGACTGGAAGCGGTTGCTGGACCTCGCCGCCGGCGCGTACGAGGCCGGCATTCCGCTGCGCCCGCAGGTCCCGGCACGTCCGCTGGGCCTGCTGACCGGGTTGCAGACGTTCAACGCGTTCTCGACCCGGCCCAGCTACCTCGCCGCCGTCGAACGCTCCGCCGGAGACCTCGACGCACTGGTCGCCGCCCTTCGCGACCCCGCGGTCCGACGGGCCGTACTCACCGAGTCCGACTCGCCCACCAACAAGATGCCCTATCTCAGCCAACTGGACCGGACCTTCAACCTCGGCAACCCGCCGGAGTACGAGCCGGCACCCGAGGCCAGCCTCGCGCGGGAGGCCGAGCGTGCCGGGCGGGATCCGTTCGACTACGCCTACTACCTGTTGCTCTCGGATTGGGGTCGCGCACTGTTCTTCCGGCCGCTGCTCAACTACTCCGAGTTCACCCACGATGCGATCCGGGAGATGCTGGTGCACCCCGCGACCGCGGTCGGGCTCGGGGACGGCGGCGCGCACGCGGGCGCCATCTGCGACGCGTCCAACACCACGTATCTGCTCACCCATTGGGCGCGCGACCGCACCCGGGGCGCGCAGATTCCGTTGGCGACCGCGGTGAAGAAGATGACGCTGGACACGGCGACCATCTACGGGCTCGGCGATCGCGGCGTCATCGCCGAGGGCAAGAAGGCCGACCTCAACGTCATCGACTTCGAGCGGCTGCAACTGCGGCCGCCGGCCGTGGAACACGACCTGCCCGGCGGGGCGCGGCGGCTGCTGCAACGCGCCGACGGGTACCGGGCCACCATCGTGTCCGGTCAGGTCGTGTTGCGCGACGGCGAGGACACCGGAGCCCGGCCCGGCGCCCTGGTCCGCGGCGCCCGCTGA
- a CDS encoding carboxymuconolactone decarboxylase family protein, translated as MTQANSDFPVVEGMKAGGGWNELWDGLYEMDPEWTELYMKMAMQPFQSGVIPPKVVQLLCIAVDASATHMYAPGTRRHIQAALDMGVTPEEILEVLKLATIVGIHSCNLGVPILVEEMTARRQKQSED; from the coding sequence ATGACTCAAGCGAACAGCGACTTCCCCGTTGTCGAGGGTATGAAGGCCGGCGGCGGCTGGAACGAGCTCTGGGACGGGCTGTACGAAATGGACCCCGAGTGGACCGAGCTGTACATGAAGATGGCGATGCAGCCGTTCCAGAGCGGCGTCATCCCACCGAAGGTGGTGCAATTGCTGTGCATTGCGGTCGATGCGTCGGCGACCCACATGTATGCGCCCGGCACGCGGCGTCATATTCAGGCCGCGTTGGATATGGGAGTGACGCCCGAGGAGATTCTCGAGGTGCTCAAGCTCGCAACGATCGTGGGCATCCACTCCTGCAACCTCGGTGTTCCCATCCTGGTGGAGGAAATGACCGCGCGCCGGCAGAAGCAGTCCGAGGACTGA
- a CDS encoding AraC family transcriptional regulator has product MLMLRSAVLNGYVEVAESVGLNPHPLMRVAGIDPGAFAATTGWISAQSVDHLLEISAAQSGRADFGIRMSGNRGVSNLGPVGLVAREEPDVRSALGIVLRHMNLHNEAISLGLTESRGLATFHAQSAPGITLGHQSLELVVASVFRILADLLPEGWRPVATYFAHEAPPDIAMHHQVFGPTVVFGHEIDGIIIPASDLDTPNPLSNPMLRPFAQEYLGLLAPATGASVSLQVRDLIATLLPTESCSVSRIAHSLGMDRRTLHRHLAHSGDSYSSILDSVRKEHARLAIEHGDRSLTEIAAELGFSELSAFSRWFRQRFGVSPRAWAKTSAADTSFSPPAG; this is encoded by the coding sequence ATGCTGATGCTCAGAAGTGCCGTTCTGAACGGCTATGTCGAGGTGGCGGAGTCGGTGGGTTTGAACCCCCACCCGCTGATGCGAGTCGCGGGGATCGACCCGGGCGCCTTCGCAGCCACCACCGGGTGGATCTCGGCGCAGTCGGTGGACCACTTGCTCGAGATCTCCGCGGCGCAGTCGGGCCGTGCGGATTTCGGCATCAGGATGTCAGGCAACCGCGGGGTGTCCAACCTCGGTCCGGTGGGGCTCGTCGCCCGGGAGGAGCCCGACGTCCGCAGTGCGTTGGGAATCGTCCTGCGCCACATGAACCTGCACAACGAGGCCATCAGCCTTGGTCTGACCGAGTCGAGAGGCCTGGCCACCTTCCACGCGCAGTCCGCCCCGGGAATCACCCTGGGGCACCAATCCCTCGAACTGGTGGTCGCGTCCGTCTTCCGAATTCTCGCGGATCTACTCCCCGAGGGCTGGCGTCCGGTGGCCACCTATTTCGCGCACGAGGCACCTCCCGATATCGCGATGCACCACCAGGTGTTCGGCCCAACCGTGGTCTTCGGGCATGAGATTGACGGGATCATCATCCCGGCCAGCGATCTCGACACGCCGAACCCACTGTCCAACCCGATGCTGCGACCCTTCGCGCAGGAGTATCTAGGGCTGCTGGCCCCGGCCACCGGGGCCTCGGTTTCGCTCCAGGTCCGCGACCTGATCGCCACGCTCTTGCCCACGGAGAGCTGCTCGGTCTCGCGTATCGCGCACAGCTTGGGCATGGATCGGCGCACGCTGCACCGCCATCTGGCTCATTCGGGCGACTCGTACTCCTCGATTCTCGACTCCGTTCGCAAGGAGCACGCACGACTCGCGATCGAGCACGGAGACCGCTCCCTCACCGAGATCGCTGCGGAGTTGGGGTTCTCGGAGCTGAGTGCCTTCTCGAGGTGGTTCCGGCAGCGATTCGGCGTCAGCCCGCGGGCCTGGGCGAAAACGTCCGCAGCGGACACCTCCTTCTCGCCGCCTGCCGGCTGA
- a CDS encoding 3-keto-5-aminohexanoate cleavage protein: MHFHDDALFPENQEKLVITVAPYGPEWAVEDFPEDLPLTMDEHVQQAVDCYEAGATVLHIHVREEDGKGSKRLSKFNELLGRLREAVPDMILQVGGSISFAPEGEGADAKWLSDDVRHMLAELDPKPDQVTIAINTSQMNIMELMTPGDIKGTSLENAELASTYREMTVPAGPEWVEEHLRRLQAAGIQPHFQLSSIPQLETVERLIRRGVYTGPLNLTWVAIGGGFDGPNPYNMMQFINRVPDGACLTLETLMRSVLPVNTMAIAMGLHPRCGNEDNLWAPSGEVKITSAEQVRQLVRVAKELGREVATGKEARDIYKIGTTYANADETLAELGYAPNRRPGQVGFTQHA, encoded by the coding sequence ATGCATTTCCACGATGACGCACTGTTCCCGGAGAACCAGGAGAAGCTGGTTATCACTGTCGCGCCGTACGGCCCGGAGTGGGCGGTGGAGGACTTCCCGGAGGATCTGCCGTTGACGATGGACGAGCATGTCCAGCAGGCGGTGGACTGCTACGAGGCCGGCGCGACGGTGCTGCACATCCATGTCCGTGAGGAGGACGGTAAGGGCTCCAAGCGGCTGTCGAAGTTCAACGAGCTCCTCGGTCGCCTGCGTGAGGCGGTGCCGGACATGATCCTGCAGGTCGGTGGTTCGATCTCGTTCGCGCCGGAAGGTGAAGGCGCGGATGCGAAGTGGCTCTCGGATGATGTCCGGCACATGCTCGCCGAGTTGGATCCGAAGCCGGACCAGGTCACGATCGCGATCAACACCAGCCAGATGAACATCATGGAGTTGATGACGCCGGGCGACATCAAGGGCACCTCTCTGGAGAACGCCGAGCTCGCCTCGACCTACCGTGAGATGACGGTTCCCGCCGGCCCCGAGTGGGTCGAGGAGCACCTGCGTCGTCTGCAGGCGGCGGGGATCCAGCCGCATTTCCAGCTTTCGTCGATTCCGCAGCTCGAGACGGTGGAGCGGTTGATCCGTCGGGGCGTGTACACCGGTCCGTTGAACCTGACCTGGGTGGCGATCGGTGGTGGCTTCGACGGCCCGAACCCGTACAACATGATGCAGTTCATCAATCGGGTTCCGGACGGCGCGTGCCTGACGCTGGAGACGCTGATGCGCAGCGTGTTGCCGGTGAACACGATGGCGATCGCGATGGGTCTGCACCCGCGCTGCGGTAACGAGGACAACCTGTGGGCGCCGAGCGGCGAGGTCAAGATCACCTCGGCCGAGCAGGTCCGTCAGCTGGTGCGGGTCGCCAAGGAGCTCGGCCGTGAGGTTGCCACGGGCAAGGAGGCTCGCGACATCTACAAGATCGGCACCACCTACGCGAACGCCGACGAGACCCTCGCCGAGCTCGGTTACGCCCCGAACCGTCGCCCCGGCCAGGTCGGCTTCACCCAGCACGCCTGA
- a CDS encoding ABC transporter substrate-binding protein, whose translation MSTFRTRAAKTVAIAATAVGAITLGACGGNTSAADGSVMKVGVTQGVPGDLIAVVAENEGFFDKRGVNVELMPPSLTTAQSAAVISNDLTVGTMVPGTLWPAVDKGACVKALGSTLGNTLDVIAQPGTEIKGDPTDPDTTMKSLQGKTIGVTSRGSGMELWITELLNEAGLDPAKDVTFVAVGAPATAIQAFNAKQVDAMYYGPTMEEQLPPSKVTRVTDIVGRDGNALSPLVQGYPSASCDTIEQRPNDVLNYCKAMWDAYDYSRDPQNAATMAKWLGELVGVSPEGAPALWESIKDVYLPFTITEDSWAAQAPLAGSPAPQVPDFADTVHAPCAGGDPR comes from the coding sequence ATGAGCACATTCCGCACGCGTGCGGCCAAGACGGTTGCGATCGCCGCAACCGCTGTCGGCGCGATCACCCTGGGAGCATGTGGCGGGAACACTTCGGCCGCAGACGGTTCCGTGATGAAGGTCGGCGTCACCCAGGGTGTGCCTGGCGACCTGATCGCGGTCGTCGCCGAGAATGAGGGGTTCTTCGACAAGCGTGGCGTCAATGTCGAGTTGATGCCCCCGTCGTTGACCACCGCGCAGTCCGCCGCCGTCATCTCCAATGACCTCACGGTCGGCACCATGGTGCCCGGCACGCTGTGGCCGGCGGTCGACAAGGGCGCCTGCGTGAAGGCGCTCGGCTCCACCCTGGGCAACACGCTGGATGTCATCGCGCAGCCCGGCACGGAGATCAAGGGCGACCCCACCGATCCCGACACCACCATGAAGAGCCTCCAGGGCAAGACCATTGGCGTCACCTCCCGCGGCTCCGGCATGGAGCTGTGGATCACCGAGCTGCTGAACGAGGCGGGCCTGGACCCCGCGAAGGATGTCACGTTCGTGGCCGTCGGCGCTCCCGCGACCGCCATCCAGGCCTTCAACGCCAAGCAGGTCGACGCCATGTACTACGGCCCGACGATGGAGGAGCAGCTGCCCCCGTCGAAGGTCACCCGCGTCACCGACATCGTCGGCCGGGACGGCAACGCACTCTCGCCGCTGGTCCAGGGTTATCCGTCCGCGTCGTGCGACACGATCGAGCAGCGCCCCAACGACGTGCTGAACTACTGCAAGGCCATGTGGGACGCCTACGACTACTCGCGGGACCCGCAGAACGCGGCGACGATGGCCAAGTGGCTCGGTGAGCTCGTCGGCGTCTCGCCCGAGGGTGCGCCCGCGCTGTGGGAGTCCATCAAGGACGTCTACCTGCCCTTCACCATCACCGAGGATTCCTGGGCGGCGCAGGCGCCGCTGGCAGGCTCGCCTGCTCCCCAGGTGCCGGACTTTGCCGACACCGTCCACGCGCCGTGTGCAGGCGGCGATCCGCGATGA
- a CDS encoding ABC transporter permease, giving the protein MSVTSTTPTAAAGAAVTAGGKRAADAKKKKKVVVGATGVKAKLSGGPLLAVQILLLAALLGLWQLSYNFAGSNKLVVSNPQLVWKAFVAWQDKGTFWPDLWSTVSAALIALVASAVIGIAVGIGLALSPSVEAVVSPFLDAINAMPRIALAPVFVIYFGIGSTSKIVLAFTLVVFIITINTRAGVASADPELLRLSVVMGANKWQRFYKVLLPVAVPSIFAGLRLGLIYSLLGVVGAELIASTAGLGQQISASSAAFDLGTVYAALIVLAIIAAAFNAASGRIEKAILRWQPPQDS; this is encoded by the coding sequence ATGAGTGTGACCTCGACAACCCCCACCGCGGCCGCCGGCGCGGCCGTGACGGCGGGCGGCAAACGTGCCGCCGATGCCAAGAAAAAGAAGAAGGTCGTTGTCGGCGCGACCGGTGTGAAGGCCAAGCTGTCGGGCGGGCCGCTGCTGGCGGTGCAGATCCTGCTCCTGGCCGCGCTGCTGGGACTGTGGCAGCTCAGCTACAACTTCGCCGGCAGCAACAAGCTGGTGGTCTCGAACCCGCAGCTGGTGTGGAAGGCGTTCGTGGCCTGGCAGGACAAGGGCACCTTCTGGCCGGATCTGTGGTCGACGGTGTCGGCGGCGTTGATCGCGCTGGTCGCCAGTGCCGTGATCGGCATCGCCGTGGGCATCGGCCTGGCGCTGTCCCCGAGTGTGGAGGCGGTGGTCTCCCCGTTCCTGGACGCGATCAACGCCATGCCGCGCATCGCGCTGGCCCCGGTGTTCGTGATCTATTTCGGCATCGGGTCGACGTCGAAGATCGTGCTGGCCTTCACGCTGGTGGTGTTCATCATCACCATCAACACCCGTGCGGGTGTCGCCAGCGCGGACCCGGAGTTGCTGCGACTGTCGGTGGTGATGGGCGCGAACAAGTGGCAGCGCTTCTACAAGGTGCTGCTGCCGGTGGCGGTTCCCTCGATCTTCGCGGGCCTGCGACTGGGCCTGATCTACTCGCTGCTCGGCGTGGTCGGCGCGGAGCTGATCGCGTCCACGGCCGGCCTGGGCCAGCAGATCTCCGCGTCCTCGGCCGCCTTCGACCTCGGCACCGTCTATGCGGCGCTGATCGTGCTGGCGATCATCGCGGCGGCGTTCAATGCGGCGTCGGGCCGGATCGAAAAGGCGATTCTCCGTTGGCAACCCCCTCAGGACTCATGA
- a CDS encoding ABC transporter ATP-binding protein, with product MMTHTDVTTTGAVGATTIEDPAFEIRSATLDYTPPGATTYSGVRDLSITGKRGELLVLVGHSGCGKTTALNLMGGLIQPTTGSVSVLGTSPAQARSQMGYMFARDALYPWRTALRNVELGMEIAHVDKTERRERAMDMLRRVGLESAADRYPWQLSQGMRQRVALARTWVMKPALILMDEPFSALDAQTRDVVRDEFLNVWSQERQTVVFVTHDLNEALLIADRVVAMREGRIVIDTKVELDRPRDAIDTESSAEYRDMLAELRETLNQH from the coding sequence ATGATGACGCATACGGACGTGACGACAACGGGCGCCGTCGGCGCCACCACCATCGAGGATCCGGCCTTCGAGATCCGCTCCGCGACACTGGATTACACCCCGCCGGGTGCGACCACCTACTCGGGTGTTCGGGACCTGTCGATCACCGGCAAGCGGGGCGAGCTGCTGGTCTTGGTCGGGCACAGCGGCTGCGGCAAGACCACCGCGCTGAACCTGATGGGCGGACTGATCCAGCCGACCACCGGTTCGGTGTCGGTGCTGGGCACCAGCCCGGCCCAGGCGCGCTCGCAGATGGGCTACATGTTCGCCCGCGACGCGCTCTACCCGTGGCGGACTGCGCTGCGCAACGTCGAGCTGGGCATGGAGATCGCGCACGTCGACAAGACCGAGCGGCGCGAACGCGCGATGGACATGCTGCGCAGAGTCGGCCTCGAGTCGGCGGCCGACCGCTACCCCTGGCAGCTGTCACAGGGCATGCGCCAGCGGGTCGCCCTGGCCCGGACCTGGGTGATGAAACCCGCCCTGATCCTGATGGACGAGCCGTTCTCCGCCCTCGACGCGCAGACACGTGACGTGGTGCGCGACGAATTCCTCAACGTGTGGAGCCAGGAACGGCAGACCGTTGTGTTCGTCACCCACGACCTCAACGAGGCGCTGCTGATCGCCGATCGCGTCGTCGCGATGCGTGAAGGTCGCATCGTGATCGACACGAAGGTAGAACTCGACCGGCCCCGCGACGCCATCGACACCGAGAGCTCCGCCGAGTACCGGGACATGCTCGCCGAACTGCGCGAAACGCTCAATCAGCACTGA
- a CDS encoding class I SAM-dependent methyltransferase: protein MTESLVAKEADRVLKAKHRAMWASGDYPAVAADVIPDLGAVLVRACGVRSGQRVLDVGAGTGNVAIPAALTGADVVASDLTPELFDAGRELAAKRGAQLEWRAGDAEALPFPDDEFDVVTSCLGVMFAPHHQNSADELIRVCRPGGTIGLLSWTPAGFIGRMFAAMKPYAPPPPPGAQPPPLWGDETHVRELLGDRVTDVVAHRDTVRVDHFDGPEAFRDYFKANYGPTIAVYKAISGEPDKVAALDRDLVDLARQFDVGAGAFAMDWEYLLLTAVERA, encoded by the coding sequence ATGACTGAATCACTGGTAGCGAAGGAAGCAGACCGCGTGCTCAAGGCCAAACATCGTGCAATGTGGGCGTCGGGCGACTATCCGGCGGTCGCGGCGGACGTGATCCCTGATCTGGGGGCAGTGCTGGTCCGGGCGTGCGGCGTGCGCAGCGGGCAGCGGGTCCTCGACGTCGGTGCGGGTACCGGCAATGTCGCGATTCCCGCGGCGCTGACCGGCGCCGACGTCGTGGCATCCGATCTGACCCCCGAACTGTTCGACGCGGGCCGCGAGCTGGCCGCCAAGCGCGGTGCCCAACTCGAGTGGCGCGCCGGCGACGCGGAGGCGTTGCCGTTCCCGGACGACGAGTTCGACGTCGTGACGTCGTGCCTCGGGGTGATGTTCGCGCCGCACCACCAGAACAGCGCCGACGAGTTGATCCGGGTGTGTCGGCCCGGCGGCACGATCGGGCTGCTCAGCTGGACGCCCGCCGGGTTCATCGGCCGGATGTTCGCGGCCATGAAGCCGTATGCGCCGCCGCCACCGCCCGGCGCGCAGCCGCCGCCGCTGTGGGGCGACGAAACTCACGTCCGCGAGCTTCTCGGGGACCGGGTCACCGACGTCGTCGCGCACCGGGACACCGTCCGGGTCGACCACTTCGATGGTCCCGAGGCGTTCCGGGACTACTTCAAGGCCAACTACGGTCCCACGATCGCGGTGTACAAGGCGATATCGGGCGAGCCCGACAAGGTCGCCGCGCTGGATCGCGATCTCGTGGACCTGGCCCGACAGTTCGACGTCGGCGCGGGTGCGTTCGCGATGGACTGGGAGTATCTGCTGCTCACCGCGGTCGAGCGCGCGTAA